In a single window of the Agrobacterium vitis genome:
- a CDS encoding efflux RND transporter permease subunit: MIPAFCINRPVATILLAIGLVLAGLAGYRLLPVAALPKVDFPTINVTATLSGASPETMATSVSTPLIKQFETIPGISEISATNSLGNSSVVLQFDLNRDIDAAAADVQAAISRASRQLPSNMTSDPSYRKTNPADSPVLLLAINSDEMPRSQVDSIAENIISPLLSTLNGVAQVSIYGSQTYAVRIGVDPAKLQARGLGVDTLTSAITGANSQVPIGTLQMANQSLTINANTQRTNAEEFKSLVISTSNGAPIHLSDVANVRDSVDNLDAGSWFDGKQAIILAIQRQPDANTVEVVDEVMAKLPALQKQLPPSLKINVMNDSSTAIREAIHDVQFTLFLTIALVILVIYLFTGHLTATLIPGLAVPLSLIATFGGMYVLGYSIDNISLLGLTLAVGLVVDDAIVMLENILRHVEEGMPPLKAALKGAGEVSYTIISMSISLVAVFIPILLMGGVVGRLFNEFGMVVTMAILSSALVSLTVTPMLAARISSHSSRPPLIVRWFDAGFAKTQSGYDKSVRWCLNHRFVVMMVFVASIAGSGWLFHTLPSSFFPQEDIGRLTVSTQAREDISYAAMRDLQSKVAEELKTNPAVDHVTSIVGGSSRSPLNNGTIFVQLKPKDDRPPLAQTLNEMRQKLSKIAGIRGYITPQQNLRFGGRSTASQYQLVVQALSTKATDEWSSKIQAAMRQDPLFTDVTSDAQNNAIAADINIDNGKAAAFGITNDQLRKTLEMAFSGYNAAQIQSTGDSYDVIVEFDRNKPWDDEFLRDILVRSSSTGTLVPLSNFATVKRHTAPVTVNQTGQLVSTTVSFNLPDGISLSDATARIDQIKTEIGMPNDVFTSYGGTAAIFQQSQGNTGLLILAAVLTIYVVLGVLYESFIHPLTILSGLPAAAFGALLALKLLNFDMSVIALIGLLMLIGIVKKNAIMMIDVAVELIREHGETPAKAIHEACVRRFRPIMMTTFCALLGALPIALGHGASSELRQPLGIAVVGGLIVSQLLTLFITPVIFVEMDRFGKFLTRLVRRDKGHHAANSEDRPSKPAMAAE; this comes from the coding sequence ATGATCCCTGCATTTTGCATCAATCGGCCTGTTGCCACCATTCTGCTTGCCATCGGCCTGGTTCTGGCCGGGTTGGCCGGTTATCGGCTTTTGCCGGTGGCCGCTTTGCCCAAGGTGGATTTTCCAACCATCAACGTGACGGCGACCCTGTCCGGCGCCTCGCCGGAAACCATGGCGACGTCCGTTTCCACCCCGCTGATCAAACAGTTCGAGACCATCCCCGGGATCAGCGAAATCAGCGCGACCAACTCGCTGGGCAATTCCTCCGTCGTTCTCCAGTTCGACCTGAACCGTGATATCGATGCCGCCGCTGCTGACGTTCAGGCGGCGATTTCCCGCGCCAGCCGTCAGTTGCCCAGCAACATGACGTCCGATCCGAGCTACCGCAAGACCAATCCAGCCGACTCACCGGTGCTGCTCCTGGCCATCAACAGCGATGAGATGCCGCGCAGTCAGGTGGATTCGATTGCCGAAAACATCATTTCGCCGCTGCTGTCGACGCTGAACGGCGTAGCGCAGGTCAGTATCTATGGTTCCCAGACCTACGCAGTGCGGATCGGCGTCGATCCCGCCAAGCTGCAAGCGCGCGGACTTGGCGTCGATACGCTGACCTCGGCGATTACCGGTGCCAATAGCCAGGTACCTATCGGCACCTTGCAGATGGCCAATCAGTCGCTGACCATCAATGCCAATACCCAGCGCACCAATGCCGAGGAATTCAAGTCGCTGGTGATTTCCACCAGCAATGGCGCACCAATCCACCTTTCCGATGTCGCCAATGTGCGCGACAGTGTCGACAATCTCGATGCCGGCAGTTGGTTCGATGGCAAACAGGCGATCATCCTCGCCATCCAGCGCCAGCCCGACGCCAATACGGTCGAGGTGGTCGATGAGGTGATGGCAAAGCTGCCTGCCCTGCAAAAGCAGCTGCCCCCCTCGTTGAAGATCAATGTGATGAACGATTCATCGACCGCCATCCGCGAGGCGATCCACGACGTTCAGTTCACATTGTTCCTCACCATCGCGCTTGTCATCCTGGTCATCTATCTGTTCACCGGCCATCTGACCGCGACCCTCATTCCCGGTCTTGCCGTGCCGCTTTCGCTGATTGCCACCTTTGGCGGCATGTATGTGCTTGGCTACAGTATCGACAATATCTCGCTGCTCGGCCTGACGCTGGCGGTGGGTCTGGTGGTGGATGACGCCATCGTCATGCTGGAAAATATCCTGCGCCATGTCGAAGAAGGCATGCCGCCGCTTAAGGCCGCCCTTAAAGGTGCCGGTGAGGTCAGCTACACGATTATTTCCATGTCGATCTCACTCGTGGCAGTGTTCATTCCCATCCTGTTGATGGGCGGTGTTGTCGGACGCCTGTTCAATGAGTTCGGCATGGTCGTCACCATGGCAATCCTGTCGTCTGCCCTGGTATCTCTGACGGTCACGCCAATGCTGGCAGCCCGGATTTCCTCCCACAGCAGCCGCCCACCGCTGATCGTACGCTGGTTCGACGCCGGTTTTGCCAAGACGCAGAGCGGCTATGACAAGTCTGTCCGCTGGTGTCTCAACCACCGTTTTGTGGTGATGATGGTCTTTGTCGCCTCCATCGCAGGCTCCGGCTGGCTGTTCCACACGCTGCCATCCAGCTTCTTCCCGCAGGAAGATATTGGCCGGTTGACGGTCAGCACCCAGGCCCGTGAGGATATTTCCTACGCGGCCATGCGCGATCTTCAGTCAAAGGTCGCTGAGGAACTGAAGACCAATCCTGCTGTAGATCATGTCACCTCCATCGTCGGTGGCTCAAGCCGCAGCCCGCTTAACAACGGCACGATCTTCGTTCAGTTGAAACCGAAGGACGACCGTCCGCCTCTTGCTCAAACCCTCAACGAGATGCGACAGAAGCTGTCGAAGATCGCCGGTATCCGCGGCTATATCACCCCGCAGCAGAACCTGCGCTTCGGCGGCCGCAGCACCGCCAGCCAGTATCAGTTGGTTGTCCAGGCGCTGAGCACGAAAGCCACGGACGAATGGTCATCGAAGATCCAGGCCGCCATGCGCCAGGACCCATTGTTTACCGATGTGACCAGCGATGCGCAGAACAATGCCATCGCCGCCGATATCAATATCGACAACGGCAAGGCCGCCGCTTTCGGCATTACCAACGATCAGCTGCGCAAGACCCTGGAAATGGCGTTCAGCGGCTATAATGCCGCCCAGATCCAGTCGACCGGCGACAGCTACGATGTCATCGTTGAGTTCGACCGGAACAAGCCGTGGGACGACGAGTTCCTGCGCGATATCCTGGTGCGTTCATCGTCCACGGGAACGCTGGTGCCGCTGTCGAACTTCGCCACGGTCAAGCGTCATACTGCCCCTGTCACTGTCAACCAAACCGGCCAGCTGGTTTCGACCACGGTGTCGTTCAACCTGCCTGACGGCATATCGCTGAGCGACGCCACCGCCCGGATCGATCAGATCAAGACCGAGATTGGCATGCCCAATGACGTCTTCACCTCCTATGGCGGTACGGCGGCGATTTTCCAGCAGTCGCAAGGAAATACCGGTCTGCTGATCCTGGCCGCCGTGCTGACGATCTATGTGGTGCTGGGCGTGCTGTATGAGAGCTTCATCCATCCGCTCACCATTCTTTCCGGCCTGCCGGCGGCGGCTTTCGGGGCGCTTCTGGCCCTGAAACTGCTGAATTTCGACATGTCGGTCATCGCTCTGATCGGCCTGCTGATGCTGATCGGCATCGTCAAGAAAAACGCCATCATGATGATCGACGTGGCAGTGGAATTGATCCGCGAACATGGCGAAACACCGGCAAAGGCCATTCACGAGGCCTGTGTGCGGCGTTTCCGGCCGATCATGATGACCACTTTCTGCGCGCTTCTCGGAGCACTGCCCATTGCGCTAGGCCATGGCGCCAGTTCCGAACTGCGCCAGCCGCTCGGCATCGCCGTTGTCGGCGGCCTGATCGTCTCACAATTGCTCACACTGTTCATCACGCCAGTGATCTTCGTGGAAATGGACCGGTTCGGCAAATTCCTGACCAGGCTTGTTCGCCGAGACAAGGGGCATCACGCGGCAAACAGCGAAGATCGGCCATCCAAACCAGCCATGGCGGCTGAATAG
- a CDS encoding Hsp70 family protein — MANALGLDFGTTNTVLAQSINESTTHSVQFTSMAGTTDSMRTALSFMKDAQLGARALKVEAGQAAIRQFIDNPGDCRFLQSIKTFAASALFQGTLVHARRFQFEDLMEVFLKRLEAYAGDGWPTNASRIVAGRPVHFAGASPDPELAMRRYNEALTRLGFPEIHYVYEPVAAAFYFAQHLTADATVLVADFGGGTTDYSLIRFERKAGVLSAVPVGYSGVGLAGDQFDARIIEHLVAPEIGKGSQFKSFDKILDIPSNYYTSFSRWNQLSVFKSSKEFADLKQLVRQSLAPDKLELFIDLVEHDEGYPLYQAVSSTKMALSSADEAEFNFSPLGAAGRKTVKRQDFESWIADDLTRIESALDDVLTRTNTEAGAVDKVFLTGGTSFVPAVRRIFTERFSQDRIESGGEMVSIAHGLALIGDRDDIALWTA; from the coding sequence ATGGCAAACGCGCTTGGGCTTGATTTCGGCACGACCAACACGGTCCTGGCACAGAGCATCAATGAGAGCACCACCCATTCGGTGCAGTTCACCTCCATGGCCGGAACCACCGACAGCATGCGCACGGCGCTATCCTTCATGAAGGATGCCCAGCTTGGCGCGCGTGCCCTGAAGGTAGAGGCCGGACAGGCTGCCATTCGCCAGTTCATCGACAATCCCGGCGATTGCCGTTTCCTGCAATCGATCAAGACCTTTGCCGCCTCGGCGTTGTTTCAGGGCACGCTTGTCCATGCACGGCGGTTTCAGTTCGAAGACCTGATGGAAGTGTTCCTGAAACGGCTGGAAGCCTATGCTGGCGATGGCTGGCCTACGAATGCCAGCCGCATCGTTGCGGGCCGACCAGTGCATTTTGCTGGCGCCTCGCCCGATCCCGAGCTTGCCATGCGCCGCTATAACGAGGCGCTGACCCGGCTCGGCTTTCCGGAAATCCATTATGTCTATGAGCCGGTGGCCGCGGCCTTCTATTTCGCCCAGCACCTGACGGCGGATGCCACAGTGCTGGTTGCCGACTTCGGCGGCGGCACCACCGACTATTCGCTGATCCGGTTCGAGCGCAAGGCAGGGGTGCTGTCGGCAGTGCCGGTCGGCTATTCCGGTGTCGGATTGGCTGGTGACCAGTTCGATGCGCGCATCATCGAGCATCTGGTGGCGCCTGAAATCGGCAAAGGCAGCCAGTTCAAGAGTTTCGACAAGATCCTGGATATTCCAAGCAATTATTACACCAGCTTTTCACGCTGGAACCAGTTGTCGGTGTTCAAATCCTCGAAGGAATTCGCCGATCTGAAGCAATTGGTGCGCCAGAGCCTCGCTCCCGACAAACTGGAACTGTTTATCGACCTGGTCGAGCATGACGAAGGCTATCCGCTCTACCAGGCTGTGTCCTCCACCAAGATGGCGCTCTCTTCAGCGGATGAAGCGGAGTTCAATTTCTCGCCCCTGGGCGCGGCTGGCCGCAAGACCGTCAAGCGCCAGGATTTCGAGAGCTGGATTGCCGACGATCTCACACGCATCGAATCGGCACTCGACGATGTCTTGACCCGGACGAACACCGAGGCAGGCGCCGTGGACAAGGTGTTTCTGACTGGCGGCACATCCTTCGTTCCGGCGGTGCGGCGGATCTTCACCGAGCGCTTCAGCCAGGACAGAATCGAGAGCGGCGGCGAAATGGTATCGATTGCCCATGGACTGGCGCTGATTGGCGACCGCGACGATATTGCTCTTTGGACAGCATGA
- a CDS encoding MFS transporter: MIASLASIGALMLSTLLMMAGFGLMNYMLPIRAIAEGWSTFTISIIATGYTFGFTTSCVVTPRLVQKVGHVRVFSALITLLTMSVLLCAIVVDWRAWTLFRGIAGFAIAGSYLIIESWLNERSNNENRGGLFSIYMISCLVGSIGGQYIVPLGDPSQVTLFVVCGLIFSAALFPTALSTAQSPAPLAQARFDLKKLYIRSPIAFVGSLLSGALSGTWSSLGAVYSQRVGLSTAEGATFLAAVLAGGAIAQMPLGRLSDRMDRRRVMVGAGLFGVFCCAVMIVLGGISPLALYICGFFVGTVLYPVYSLNVAHANDMADPDEYVTISSAIMILYGFGTVTGPLVTGAIMQGVGPNGLLFSLAISFLLYAGYAAWRMRQRSAIPDQPGKTEFQASSIPLQGTEAVSSKITDL; the protein is encoded by the coding sequence ATGATTGCCAGTCTCGCCTCCATCGGCGCCCTCATGCTCTCAACCCTGCTGATGATGGCCGGATTCGGGCTGATGAATTACATGCTGCCGATCCGGGCGATTGCCGAGGGGTGGTCGACATTCACCATTTCGATCATCGCCACCGGTTATACCTTTGGCTTCACCACATCCTGCGTCGTCACGCCTCGACTGGTGCAGAAGGTGGGACATGTCCGGGTGTTTTCCGCCCTGATCACCCTCCTGACCATGTCCGTCCTGCTCTGCGCCATCGTTGTCGACTGGCGGGCCTGGACCCTGTTCCGGGGCATCGCCGGCTTTGCCATTGCCGGCAGCTACCTGATCATCGAAAGCTGGCTGAATGAGCGCAGCAACAATGAAAACCGTGGCGGATTGTTTTCCATCTATATGATTTCCTGCCTGGTCGGCTCGATTGGCGGCCAGTATATCGTGCCGCTTGGCGATCCAAGCCAGGTGACACTGTTCGTCGTCTGCGGATTGATTTTTTCCGCAGCACTCTTTCCAACCGCTCTGTCCACCGCCCAATCGCCCGCGCCGCTCGCCCAGGCACGGTTCGACCTGAAGAAACTCTATATCCGCTCGCCCATTGCTTTTGTCGGCTCGTTGCTGTCAGGCGCTTTGTCGGGAACCTGGAGCAGTCTCGGTGCGGTTTACAGCCAGCGGGTCGGTCTTTCGACGGCGGAAGGTGCTACCTTTCTGGCAGCCGTGCTGGCTGGAGGCGCCATCGCGCAGATGCCGTTAGGACGCCTATCCGATCGCATGGACCGCCGCCGCGTTATGGTCGGCGCTGGCTTGTTCGGGGTGTTTTGCTGCGCGGTGATGATCGTGCTGGGCGGAATTTCGCCATTGGCGCTCTATATCTGCGGCTTCTTTGTCGGCACCGTGCTTTATCCGGTTTATTCACTCAATGTCGCTCATGCCAATGACATGGCCGACCCCGATGAATATGTGACGATCTCGAGCGCCATCATGATTCTCTACGGCTTCGGCACCGTCACCGGCCCGCTGGTGACAGGCGCCATCATGCAGGGCGTCGGCCCCAACGGATTGCTGTTCAGCCTCGCCATCAGCTTTCTTCTCTACGCTGGCTATGCTGCCTGGCGGATGCGGCAGCGCAGCGCTATCCCTGACCAACCCGGCAAGACCGAGTTTCAGGCCTCCTCCATCCCGCTCCAGGGCACGGAAGCCGTCTCCAGCAAGATCACCGATCTCTGA
- a CDS encoding DMT family transporter yields the protein MNSEVSAGPIGGPIRGIVFKVASVTVFVAMQTAIKLAGDDVPAGQITFYRSAFALIPILAYLAYLGQIRTGLKTANVFGHVKRGLIGIAAMACGFYGLVHLPMPDAIAIGYAMPLIAVVFAAVFLGETVRLYRWSAVAIGLVGVVIISWPKLTLLQDGFYGSEAGLGTLAVLASAALGAAAMLQVRQLVREEKTATIVLYFSIIAALISLVSLPFGWNDLSVRQLGLLAFAGICGGLAQILLTESYRHADISTIAPFEYSSILFGSLIGYLLFDALPSIHTLVGTLIVAGAGIFIILREHQLGLERRAARKASTPGA from the coding sequence ATCGGCGGGTCCGATCGGAGGCCCGATCAGGGGCATTGTGTTCAAGGTCGCCTCTGTTACGGTCTTCGTTGCCATGCAGACAGCGATCAAACTGGCAGGCGATGACGTGCCAGCGGGGCAGATCACCTTCTACCGCTCAGCCTTCGCGCTCATCCCCATTCTGGCCTATCTCGCCTATCTGGGGCAGATCAGGACCGGGTTGAAGACGGCCAATGTGTTTGGGCATGTCAAGCGCGGGCTGATCGGTATCGCTGCCATGGCCTGTGGCTTTTACGGCCTCGTGCATCTGCCGATGCCGGATGCAATTGCCATCGGTTATGCCATGCCGCTGATTGCCGTGGTGTTTGCTGCGGTTTTCCTGGGTGAGACCGTCAGGCTCTATCGCTGGTCGGCCGTTGCCATCGGCCTGGTCGGTGTGGTGATTATTTCCTGGCCGAAGCTGACCCTGTTACAGGACGGATTTTATGGTTCCGAGGCTGGCTTGGGGACGCTTGCAGTTCTCGCCTCCGCCGCGCTTGGAGCAGCGGCGATGTTGCAGGTCCGCCAACTCGTTCGTGAAGAAAAAACCGCCACGATCGTATTGTATTTCTCGATCATCGCGGCGCTGATATCGCTTGTCAGTCTGCCATTCGGCTGGAACGATCTCTCCGTCCGCCAGCTTGGTCTCCTGGCTTTTGCGGGGATCTGCGGCGGTCTCGCCCAGATTTTGCTGACGGAAAGTTACCGCCATGCTGATATTTCGACAATCGCGCCGTTCGAATACAGCTCCATCCTGTTTGGCTCGCTGATCGGCTATCTGCTGTTCGATGCTCTTCCGAGCATTCACACCCTGGTCGGCACACTGATAGTGGCGGGTGCCGGAATTTTCATTATCCTGCGCGAGCATCAATTGGGGTTGGAGCGCCGCGCGGCGCGCAAGGCATCCACGCCCGGCGCCTGA
- a CDS encoding uracil-DNA glycosylase, translated as MIAAQDMTAAELAALLAFHAEAGVDWLVEDAPVDRIAQFAAERQARTRVTPQQAPVQAPSQAKDQRAATAPVGSQNGPALTRDRPAPRPAASTPLAIPDETAINDARFAAESARSLAELKTALEGFSSCNLKTSARSTIFAEGPAEAGIMVIGPIPSADDDREGLAFSGRTGALLDRMLAAIGLGRDALLLTTAIPWRGPGDRMPTPAEAAICRPFIERQIALAEPKAVLLLGNFTARFFFGGTATIHSMRGEWRDVAAGGHGVAAMATFHPQELLQAPATKALAWQDLLAFQQRLV; from the coding sequence ATGATTGCCGCTCAGGACATGACTGCCGCCGAACTTGCCGCCCTTCTGGCTTTTCACGCCGAAGCCGGGGTGGATTGGCTTGTGGAAGATGCGCCTGTTGACCGGATCGCACAATTTGCAGCAGAACGGCAGGCGCGCACCAGGGTCACGCCACAACAGGCCCCGGTTCAGGCCCCAAGTCAGGCCAAGGATCAGCGGGCCGCGACCGCCCCTGTCGGTTCGCAGAATGGCCCTGCCCTCACCCGCGACCGCCCGGCCCCTCGGCCTGCTGCATCGACACCGCTTGCCATTCCCGATGAAACAGCAATCAACGACGCCCGGTTTGCAGCCGAAAGCGCTCGTTCGCTGGCCGAGTTGAAAACGGCTCTGGAAGGATTTTCCAGCTGCAATCTGAAGACCAGTGCCCGCTCCACAATCTTCGCCGAAGGCCCCGCCGAGGCAGGCATCATGGTGATCGGCCCCATTCCGTCAGCCGATGACGATCGCGAAGGTCTGGCCTTTTCCGGCCGAACCGGCGCACTGCTCGACCGGATGCTCGCCGCCATTGGCCTTGGTCGCGACGCGCTGCTGCTGACCACCGCCATTCCCTGGCGCGGCCCTGGCGACCGCATGCCAACCCCGGCCGAAGCCGCCATCTGCAGGCCCTTCATAGAGAGACAGATCGCCCTGGCCGAACCGAAAGCCGTTCTCCTGCTCGGCAATTTCACCGCCCGGTTCTTCTTCGGTGGAACGGCGACAATCCATTCGATGCGCGGAGAGTGGCGTGACGTGGCCGCAGGCGGTCATGGTGTTGCCGCCATGGCAACCTTTCATCCGCAGGAATTGCTGCAAGCTCCCGCCACCAAGGCTCTGGCCTGGCAAGATCTTCTCGCCTTCCAGCAACGGCTTGTTTGA